Proteins found in one Oryza glaberrima chromosome 4, OglaRS2, whole genome shotgun sequence genomic segment:
- the LOC127769554 gene encoding uncharacterized protein LOC127769554 produces the protein MDRASEELERRSRYLSSLVRRTKLADPPEPEPEPEPEPEREREREREVAAKESGGGEGKGGKLVEEKEVKAAKEKKEKEKEAKVPRGEGGNGEEKKVAVRVRAADMPPALQRRAIRVALEATAAMPRIDSKRLALALKKEFDTTYGPAWHCIVGTSFGSYVTHSLGGFLYFSVDKLYILLFRTAVEPLSYQR, from the exons ATGGACCGGGCCTCCGAGGAGCTGGAGCGCCGCAGCCGCTACCTCAGCTCGCTCGTCCGCCGCACCAAGCTCGCCGACCCGCccgagccggagccggagcctgagccggagccggagagggagagggagagggagagggaggtggcggcgaaggagagcgGTGGCGGTGAGGGGAAGGGCGGTAAGctggtggaggagaaggaggtgaaggcggcgaaggagaagaaggagaaggagaaggaggcgaaggtgccgaggggggagggggggaatggggaggagaagaaggtggcGGTGCGCGTGCGGGCGGCGGACATGCCGCCGGCGCTGCAGCGCCGCGCGATCCGGGTCGCCCtggaggccaccgccgccatgccgcGGATCGACAGCAAGCGCCTCGCGCTCGCGCTGAAGAAG GAATTTGATACAACATATGGGCCTGCTTGGCACTGCATTGTCGGCACAAGCTTCGGTTCCTACGTTACTCACTCCTTGGGAGGTTTCTTGTACTTCTCTGTTGACAAGTTATACATTCTTCTCTTCAGAACAGCTGTTGAGCCACTAAGCTACCAACGATAA